The sequence below is a genomic window from Uranotaenia lowii strain MFRU-FL chromosome 2, ASM2978415v1, whole genome shotgun sequence.
tccaatagttATAGTTTAAAGTAACAACGAGAAAATCGTTCTTTTATATAGACCAACGAGAATCGCATAAAGTTTGATATGAAGATATGATAAAACATATAGATtattggcaaaaattaaaagttaagaaaatggacgaaaagattgattcacataggggccgttcagataccacatggacagaaaaatgagatttttgaccccctactccccctccgtggacatttggcaaaccgcTGCCTCCCTCcccgtatgtccacgtggacagatttgaaattgttgttttttaatctaatttgtaataattataattattattaatttcaaaattatcatatttatagcttGCTTTCTAGTGGCTATTAGttgcttaaacttaaactggaaagctttgcaattttaagattttgattaaaacatcttaatatttattcacctttagaaaatgttttgaaagtaagtacGTCCACGTGGACACTACCCAAACCCCTatccccctctccgtggacattttcataccccctcctcccccctaagttgtccaggtggtatctgaacggccccatgttagttttctctgaccgactgacttttttaaaatggaactatcagatagaattgactctcctaccaggctaatttatttaaattttctttaaaacaaactccaatttttcaaatgagtgttttttttttcaaaatcatttggatttatgaaaaattaactcGAAGCAATGTAAAGTTGTCTATAATTCATCGTTCACccagaatgttgctcacgcTACATCATACTACtccagatggcagcagcgcagcttcgaaagAGCGGATTACCTAGCTATACAATCGTAAAAAGCTTAATCACGTTTCTAATATGtacttaggcggcatccataaattacgtaacgcaaaaagtgaacttttttgaccccctccccccgtatgtcacaaatcgtaacgcttcgacgtacccccctatgaaaattacgtaacactgataatacccccccccccccccacaatCTTCTCAGGTTTttgaatactgattttcgaaggtaaaaaaagattataatataatttttttttaatattcttcaaaacggaaataatgtctatccaaatcgcttctgaGTACTCATTGATGGTAACTCTCTGATATAATAAATTGATTATCTTATtgcgagttgctctgtgcttgttaactgatgatctaccttgtttactttatttagtttaaggaaCTTAACTTGTTccgcaaaatatactccacttagtaatattcgtcggaataatcaaaattgcattttttaaatcaattcagaaaaatagTCAAACTCtcgtcttaaggttgaattgagttcttggggataAATGTtcctaatattcggttttctaaTTGATATTTCACGTATATTCAATACTCATTTTGTaatctttaaagaggaaaggttacaaacAAGTTTCAATTATGTTGAAGCTcataaattttaagctgattttggtttgcatatcattctAAAAAATGCATGATATAAAACTAGCTGcaattgaactgaaatttttaaggaaaaaaaatcgttacgtaacgatgagcatacctccccccctcccctatgtcacaattcgtaacgctagagcttaccccctcccccccctaggagcgttacgtaatttatggatgtccCCTTATATAAATTGTAACACTATACAAATTTAAACTGTTCTAACGAAAGGGATTCGGCTTCAGCGCTTATGTTTGCGCTAACCTTTTCAGAAATAACTACTGAACTGTCGTCGGATTGATCTGGGCTATCGTCTTCCAAATGGCACAAGAATTGATCGTCCTCGTACGTGGGAAAGAAAAACTCCGGCTGATCCCATAGTTGTTGGTCGCCTATGCCATAGTGATTCTGCTCTTTGAGAtgattttccagattttctctGGAAGAAAAATCTTCCCGACACATCACACATTTCATCACATGCATttgtcttcggatgaaattgACTACTTTAACGCGTTGATAGAAACTCAAACCGATTACTTGAGCGTCAAAGTCGAAACTATGTTCCGCAATCATGTGGGCTTTAAGGTCCTCTATTTTCTCTTTGGCGTTCGGACAGAACAAACAAGTGGTTTTCTGATCCTCGCCATACCAATCGGACCAATCGGAATCCGAGTCTTCTGAGTGAAAAGGAGATTTTTCTTGTGGCCTCACATTTATTGACACCGGTTGTTTGGTTGTGCTAGCAGGTTTTTTGAAGCGATCATTGCGATAGTTGACCAGGAAGAATCGAtcgtaaattttgttttcgggATTAATTCGTTTGTGTCCTTTCTTTCGCATGTGTTCCTTGAGTGTGGGACGATCTTTAAAAATCTTCTCACAGTACAAACACACGAGCTGGTCCATTTTTTGTTGTACTGTATCGATAAGCTCATCCACGAAGACTAGATTTTCTGCTTTTCCCAGAAGTAGAAAATGTTTCTTGTACAAATGCTCGATAAACTCAACACGACTTTCCGATCTAAAATCTCTACAGTACAAACAGCCACGGTTGAAGTTCCGATCGGTTCGTTCAAACTGATGTCTCGTTAGCACCAGTTCCATCATCTCTCGTTTCAATCGTAAACGAAGCTCGTAATCTGTAGGTTCAATATCGCTCAGAAGGAAATATTTCTCGTTGCTAGCCGGTGTTCCATCCGGAAGCTGATTGAGCAACATCGCCGCGCAATACTTTTCGACTGGATCTTGTAGAAATTTCTCTTTCCAAAACTTTGCATAACTAGCTAGGCAATCAATTTCCGTCACGTCCGCTACGACCAATCGATGAACCAGATACAGATGGGCAAGGTACTGATCTCGAATCCCGTTCTCGCGAAAATCGTAAATGTTCTCACAGAACATACATGGTACGGCGCTCTCATCCGTTAGTCGAGTGGGAG
It includes:
- the LOC129747315 gene encoding zinc finger protein 277, whose amino-acid sequence is MTSSIDSVAGEGPSSPPAPVTSSVIGPLNFGKDDSDIEAPPTRLTDESAVPCMFCENIYDFRENGIRDQYLAHLYLVHRLVVADVTEIDCLASYAKFWKEKFLQDPVEKYCAAMLLNQLPDGTPASNEKYFLLSDIEPTDYELRLRLKREMMELVLTRHQFERTDRNFNRGCLYCRDFRSESRVEFIEHLYKKHFLLLGKAENLVFVDELIDTVQQKMDQLVCLYCEKIFKDRPTLKEHMRKKGHKRINPENKIYDRFFLVNYRNDRFKKPASTTKQPVSINVRPQEKSPFHSEDSDSDWSDWYGEDQKTTCLFCPNAKEKIEDLKAHMIAEHSFDFDAQVIGLSFYQRVKVVNFIRRQMHVMKCVMCREDFSSRENLENHLKEQNHYGIGDQQLWDQPEFFFPTYEDDQFLCHLEDDSPDQSDDSSVVISEKVSANISAEAESLSLEQFKFV